A portion of the Melitaea cinxia chromosome 1, ilMelCinx1.1, whole genome shotgun sequence genome contains these proteins:
- the LOC123663436 gene encoding integrator complex subunit 9 codes for MKLYCLSSDAAKPCFVLSFKELLIMLDCGLSAHSVLNFLPLPPVPSTRLASLPNYTPPHVNDPLLEGELKECCGRVFVDSIPEFCPPLDKVIDFSQLDVILISNYTCMMALPFITEETGFKGQVYATEPTLQIGRFYLEELSEWVSAPGGGGAARRWKELVHLLPAPLASAARPRAWRRLFGPAALARALARVRVVGYDERVDVYGALDATAVSSGFCLGSANWVLRSAHEKVAYVSGSSTLTTHPRPINQAALRGADLLVLAALTQTPAHNPDHMLGDLCVHATVTLRAGGSVLCPVYPSGVLYDLLECLSAHLEGAGLAHVPLYVVSPVADSSLAYSNILAEWVSVGKQARVYLPEEPFPHAALVRAGRLRHARSLHDDAFSADFRQPCVVFCGHPSLRFGAAVHLVELWANNPAHAIIFTEPDFPYAEALAPFQPLSMKAFHCPIDTSLNYSQANKLVRELRPRELALPEQYAAGGARPHISADVPTVVVRRGAARSLAVRRRAARATLCGALAARAAPRELRAGLRCAALSCALRVRDARLELLAPPGPAAPAPRLHWSALDVEALVRALAREGVAEARVEAGAEGAIVHLPRHDTLVHVERHATHVFCEGRADVRQALRRALAACLPHI; via the exons ATGAAACTG TACTGTCTAAGCAGCGATGCAGCAAAACCATGCTTTGTGCTGTCATTCAAAGAATTACTTATAATGCTGGACTGCGGGCTATCGGCTCACTCGGTGCTGAACTTCCTTCCTCTCCCACCGGTGCCGAGCACCCGGCTAGCGTCCTTACCAAACTACACTCCACCACACGTCAATGATCCATTACTTGAAGGG GAATTAAAGGAGTGCTGTGGACGAGTGTTTGTGGACAGCATACCAGAGTTCTGTCCGCCACTCGACAAAGTAATAGACTTCTCACAGCTGGACGTCATCCTCATCTCCAACTACACCTGCATGATGGCGCTACCCTTCATCACCGAGGAGACCGGTTTCAAGGGCCAGGTGTATGCCACGGAACCCACTCTGCAGATAGGAAG GTTCTACCTGGAGGAGCTGTCGGAGTGGGTGTCGGCGcccggcggcggcggcgcggcgcggcgctggAAGGAGCTCGTGCACCTGCTGCCGGCGCCGCTGGCGTCCGCCGCGCGCCCGCGCGCCTGGCGCCGCCTGTTCGGGCCCGCGGCGCTGGCGCGGGCGCTGGCGCGCGTGCGCGTGGTGGGCTACGACGAGCGCGTCGACGTGTACGGCGCGCTGGACGCCACGGCCGTCAGCTCCGGCTTCTGCCTCGGCTCGGCCAACTGGGTGCTGCGCTCGGCGCACGAGAAGGTGGCCTACGTGAGCGGCTCCAGCACGCTCACCACGCACCCGCGCCCCATCAACCAGGCGGCGCTGCGCGGCGCCGACCTGCTGGTGCTGGCGGCGCTCACGCAGACGCCGGCGCACAACCCCGACCACATGCTGGGCGACCTGTGCGTGCACGCCACCGTCACGCTGCGCGCCGGCGGCTCCGTGCTGTGCCCCGTGTACCCGAGCGGCGTGCTGTACGACCTGCTGGAGTGCCTGTCGGCGCACCTGGAGGGCGCGGGGCTGGCGCACGTGCCGCTCTACGTCGTGTCGCCCGTGGCCGACTCGTCGCTCGCCTACAGCAACATCCTGGCCGAGTGGGTGTCGGTGGGCAAGCAGGCGCGCGTGTACCTGCCCGAGGAGCCCTTCCCGCACGCGGCGCTGGTGCGCGCCGGCCGCCTGCGCCACGCGCGCTCGCTGCACGACGACGCCTTCAGCGCCGACTTCCGCCAG CCGTGCGTCGTCTTCTGCGGACACCCGAGCTTACGTTTCGGCGCGGCGGTTCACCTCGTCGAACTGTGGGCCAATAACCCGGCGCACGCGATCATCTTCACGG AGCCCGACTTCCCGTACGCGGAGGCCCTCGCGCCGTTCCAGCCGCTGAGCATGAAGGCGTTCCACTGCCCCATCGACACGTCGCTCAACTACTCGCAGGCCAACAAGCTGGTGCGCGAGCTGCGGCCGCGCGAGCTGGCGCTGCCGGAGCAGtacgcggcgggcggcgcgcggccgCACATCAGCGCCGACGTGCCCACGGTGGtggtgcggcgcggcgcggcgcgctcgcTGGCCGtgcggcgccgcgccgcgcgcgccaCGCTGTgcggcgcgctggcggcgcgcgcggcgcccCGCGAGCTGCGCGCCGGCCTGCGCTGCGCGGCGCTGAGCTGCGCGCTGCGCGTGCGCGACGCGCGCCTGGAGCTGCTGGCGCCGCCGgggcccgccgcgcccgcgccgcgcctgCACTGGAGCGCGCTGGACGTGGAGGCGCTGGTGCGCGCGCTGGCGCGCGAGGGCGTGGCCGAGGCGCGCGTGGAGGCGGGCGCGGAGGGCGCCATCGTGCACCTGCCGCGCCACGACACGCTGGTGCACGTGGAGCGCCACGCCACGCACGTGTTCTGCGAGGGCCGCGCCGACGTGCGCCAGGCGCTGCGCCGCGCGCTCGCCGCCTGCCTGCCGCACATCTAG
- the LOC123663329 gene encoding leucine carboxyl methyltransferase 1: MNNIRLWTAEDEAIIATNTDATECKRSAVELGYWKDEYISYFVKHVDRKAPEINRGYYARVKAMEMFIHQFLERCGTQCQIINLGCGYDTLYWRLKDTTQAVSNFIELDFPSVTSKKCQIIKRNKQLLEKICKEDGEVMIRSGDLHSDGYHLLGCDLRCLGEVRRKLQAGGAAADAPALLLAECVLVYLRPDAALALLRHLAAAFPRCVLLLYEQCNLGDKFGEVMLRNLAARGCPLAGAEHCREPAAQAERLLALGFDRARSWDMEAVWRALPEDDRARVEALEMLDERELLLQLNTHYALTVATRGDLFADLDLNS; the protein is encoded by the exons ATGAATAACATAAGATTGTGGACTGCGGAAGACGAGGCCATCATTGCAACTAACACTGACGCCACCGAGTGCAAGCGAAGCGCGGTGGAGTTGGGATACTGGAAGGATGAATATATATCGTACTTTGTCAAACATGTCGATCGTAAAGCTCCCGAGATAAACCGGGGCTACTATGCCAGAGTTAAAGCTATGGAGATGTTTATACATCAGTTTTTGGAG CGTTGTGGCACACAATGCCAAATCATTAATCTTGGCTGCGGGTATGATACTCTTTACTGGCGGCTCAAGGACACCACTCAGGCTGTCAGTAACTTCATTGAATTGGATTTTCCATCTGTTACTAGCAAGAAATGTCAAATTATAAAACGCAACAAGCAGCTGCTCGAGAAGATATGTAAAGAAg ACGGCGAGGTGATGATCCGCTCGGGCGACCTGCACTCGGACGGCTACCACCTGCTGGGCTGCGACCTGCGCTGCCTGGGCGAGGTGCGGCGCAAGCTGCAGGCGGGCGGCGCCGCGGCCGACGCGCCCGCGCTGCTGCTGGCCGAGTGCGTGCTGGTGTACCTGCGGCCCGAcgccgcgctggcgctgctgcgCCACCTGGCCGCCGCCTTCCCGCGCTGCGTGCTGCTGCTGTACGAGCAGTGCAACCTGGGCGACAAGTTCGGCGAGGTCATGCTGCGCAACCTGGCGGCGCGCGGCTGCCCGCTGGCGGGCGCGGAGCACTGCCGCGAGCCGGCGGCGCAGGCCGAGCGCCTGCTGGCGCTGGGCTTCGACCGCGCGCGCTCGTGGGACATGGAGGCGGTGTGGCGCGCGCTGCCCGAGGACGACCGCGCGCGCGTGGAGGCGCTGGAGATGCTGGACGAGCGCGAGCTGCTGCTGCAGCTCAACACGCACTACGCGCTCACCGTGGCCACGCGCGGCGACCTCTTCGCCGACCTCGACCTCAACTCCTAG